The Loxodonta africana isolate mLoxAfr1 chromosome 1, mLoxAfr1.hap2, whole genome shotgun sequence genomic sequence CACCAGAGTAGGGGGAAAGGGAATGGGAACAGGGAGATGGGtgcaggaagagagagagaggttgactgcccttcctctcccctcccccatctgCTGCCACCAGATATCATGTCCTTGAAGCGAATGCTGGAGAAACTTGGTGTCCCCAAGACCCATCTGGAGCTAAAGAAATTAATCCAGGAGGTGTCCAGAGGCTCTGGGGAGACGTTCAGCTACCCTGACTTCCTCAGGATGATGTTGGGCAAGGGATCTGCCATCCTAAAAATGTGAGAGTCCAGTTCCAGTCTCCCCCATACTTACCCATTTTCTCCCTGCCTCCTCCTATCTCCAGGCTTACCTTCTATATATACCTCAGCTTCCATTTCTTCAATCTTTAGATGGACCATTCCAAGGTCCCATCCATCCCCATCCATGATTCTGATCTTCACAGCCCTCAACACTGCCATCCCTGCTCCTCCACCTTCTCTCACCCTCACAATTCCCACCCTCTCCTGGACTTTCTCAGCAGAATAAGATTATTCTCTTGAGAGGAATACTCCCTGATCCCTGTGTCACTTCCCATCCCAACCAGGATCCTGATGTATGAGGAGAAAGCGAGAGAACAGGAGAAGCCAACAGGTCCCCCAGCCAAGAAAACTATCTCTGAGTTGCCCTGAATTGGGGGGTGAGGTGGGACTGAAGGGGCTTCTAATGTCTCCAGTTGTGAGCCGGAATCAAGCtgtaaattaaataaattacCCTCCTCCTCCAGATCCGGTCAGCTTGGTCTTTTGGggggtgattttttttcccctgggttaGTAGAAGAGGAAGCACCTTCAAGGGAAGAATAGCAAGGATTTGCCCATATAAGCAATCCATCAACAATTCCATAGTGTGTCTACTAATAGGTGTAGATGGTTTGGAGCATGGATTGGGATTTCAGATCTATAAGAAGCCTGTCCTTAAGGAATTTAGGTGGACCCTCCTCCTCCAGATCCGGTCAGCTTGGTCTTTTGGggggtgattttttttcccctgggttaGTAGAAGAGGAAGCACCTTCAAGGGAAGAACAGCAAGGATTTGCCCATATAAGCAATCCATCAACAATTCCATA encodes the following:
- the AIF1 gene encoding allograft inflammatory factor 1 isoform X1, which encodes MSQIRDLQGGKAFGQLKAQQEEQLEEINKQFLDDPKYSSDEDLPSKLEAFKKKYMEFDLNADGEIDIMSLKRMLEKLGVPKTHLELKKLIQEVSRGSGETFSYPDFLRMMLGKGSAILKMILMYEEKAREQEKPTGPPAKKTISELP
- the AIF1 gene encoding allograft inflammatory factor 1 isoform X2, with the translated sequence MSQIRDLQGGKAFGQLKAQQEEQLEEINKQFLDDPKYSSDEDLPSKLEAFKNIMSLKRMLEKLGVPKTHLELKKLIQEVSRGSGETFSYPDFLRMMLGKGSAILKMILMYEEKAREQEKPTGPPAKKTISELP
- the AIF1 gene encoding allograft inflammatory factor 1 isoform X3, translating into MEFDLNADGEIDIMSLKRMLEKLGVPKTHLELKKLIQEVSRGSGETFSYPDFLRMMLGKGSAILKMILMYEEKAREQEKPTGPPAKKTISELP